One genomic segment of Roseovarius carneus includes these proteins:
- a CDS encoding 50S ribosomal protein L25/general stress protein Ctc — protein MAGEIPDLHAQERTGTGKGAARAARRDGMVPGIVFGGDTDPLPINIPFNVLFKRLKQGRFKSTLFNLKVEGHDDVRVICRDVQRDVVKDLPTHLDLMRLRRTTKIKLFIPISFENEEDCPAIRKGGTMTTIRNEVEMVVTAGDIPDALVVDLSKVENVGDTVTISDIVLPEGAKLVINDRDFVICNVSAPSALKSDGDDEDEDEAVEEASEADATEE, from the coding sequence ATGGCTGGAGAAATTCCTGATCTTCACGCCCAGGAACGCACGGGGACGGGCAAGGGCGCCGCTCGTGCTGCACGCCGCGACGGCATGGTTCCGGGTATCGTATTTGGGGGCGACACTGATCCGCTGCCTATCAACATTCCCTTCAACGTCTTGTTCAAACGGCTCAAGCAAGGGCGGTTCAAGTCCACGCTTTTCAACCTCAAGGTCGAGGGCCATGATGATGTGCGCGTGATCTGCCGCGATGTGCAGCGCGATGTGGTGAAGGATCTGCCCACCCATCTCGACCTGATGCGCCTGCGCCGCACAACCAAGATCAAGCTCTTCATCCCGATCTCGTTCGAGAACGAAGAAGACTGCCCCGCGATCCGCAAGGGTGGCACGATGACGACAATCCGCAACGAGGTGGAAATGGTCGTGACAGCCGGGGATATCCCCGACGCGCTGGTCGTGGATCTGAGCAAGGTCGAGAATGTCGGCGACACGGTAACGATTTCGGACATTGTCCTTCCAGAAGGCGCAAAGCTGGTCATCAATGACCGCGATTTCGTGATCTGCAACGTCTCCGCGCCATCGGCCCTGAAATCGGACGGCGATGACGAGGATGAGGATGAGGCAGTGGAAGAGGCTTCAGAAGCCGACGCCACAGAAGAGTAA
- a CDS encoding flavin monoamine oxidase family protein, producing the protein MTRISRRSALARGAALLAAPLFAGRAYAAQTDVVVIGAGAAGIAAARDLRRAGLDVTVIEAGPRIGGRVVTDTTTFGVPYDVGAHWLHTETANPFVAYGRANGFDVYRAPDDEVLYVGDRPATDAEQAAYSSAHAQANRAIERAGAAGQDVSPASVIPDLGEWEPTANVLIGGYEMAKDLSNFSCTDWYTGAGGDDAYCREGFGTLFAHSARDVEVNLGVAARAVRFGGTGVEVETNEGTITARACVCTVSMGVLKAERIVFDPPLPDDKQEAIQMLTMGHYNHVALQFDENFFGVGSDGYYTYKIDKSVDGVPHGFAALVDASGSGLTYCDLGGDFARQMADAGKEAALDFTISELTKAFGSKARAALVKSSVTDWSNDPLTLGGYASAEPGGAWTRDAMRLPVADRLWFAGEAMSEGMWATVAGAHLSGQAVASQVRAALG; encoded by the coding sequence ATGACCCGTATCTCACGCCGCAGCGCATTGGCCAGGGGGGCAGCACTTCTGGCTGCTCCGCTTTTTGCCGGGCGCGCCTATGCCGCCCAAACGGATGTTGTGGTGATTGGCGCAGGTGCCGCAGGAATTGCCGCCGCGCGGGATCTGCGCCGCGCAGGTCTTGATGTGACGGTCATCGAGGCGGGGCCGCGCATCGGCGGGCGGGTTGTGACGGATACCACCACCTTCGGGGTGCCCTATGATGTAGGGGCCCATTGGCTCCATACCGAAACGGCCAATCCCTTCGTGGCTTACGGTCGCGCCAACGGGTTCGACGTCTACCGCGCGCCGGATGATGAGGTGCTCTATGTCGGGGACCGCCCCGCGACCGATGCGGAGCAGGCAGCCTATTCCTCCGCCCATGCTCAGGCCAACCGCGCGATCGAGCGGGCCGGGGCCGCGGGTCAGGATGTCTCGCCCGCCTCCGTCATCCCGGATCTGGGCGAATGGGAGCCGACGGCGAATGTCCTCATCGGCGGGTATGAGATGGCCAAGGACCTCAGCAATTTCTCCTGCACCGATTGGTACACGGGCGCAGGCGGCGACGATGCGTATTGCCGCGAAGGCTTCGGCACGCTCTTTGCCCACAGCGCGCGCGATGTGGAGGTCAATCTCGGCGTGGCGGCGCGCGCCGTGCGCTTTGGCGGCACGGGCGTGGAGGTCGAGACAAACGAGGGCACGATCACCGCGCGGGCCTGTGTCTGCACCGTGTCGATGGGGGTCTTGAAGGCTGAGCGGATCGTGTTCGACCCGCCCCTGCCCGACGACAAGCAGGAGGCGATCCAGATGCTGACGATGGGGCATTACAACCACGTGGCCCTGCAGTTTGACGAGAACTTCTTCGGCGTGGGGTCGGACGGGTATTACACCTACAAGATCGACAAGAGCGTCGATGGCGTCCCGCACGGGTTTGCGGCCCTGGTCGATGCGTCGGGCAGCGGGCTGACCTATTGCGATCTGGGCGGCGATTTCGCCCGGCAGATGGCGGATGCAGGCAAGGAAGCGGCGCTGGACTTCACTATATCCGAGCTGACGAAAGCCTTTGGCAGCAAGGCACGCGCCGCATTGGTCAAATCCTCGGTTACCGATTGGTCCAACGATCCGCTCACGCTTGGCGGCTATGCCTCGGCAGAGCCGGGGGGCGCGTGGACCCGCGATGCGATGCGCCTGCCTGTGGCGGACCGACTCTGGTTCGCGGGTGAGGCAATGTCGGAGGGCATGTGGGCCACGGTCGCGGGCGCGCATCTGTCCGGGCAAGCTGTGGCGAGCCAGGTGCGAGCAGCACTAGGCTAA
- a CDS encoding alpha-hydroxy acid oxidase, with protein sequence MPVITNIEDLRRIYQRRVPKMFYDYAESGSWTEQTFRANTSDFADILLRQRIAMDMSNRTTASQMIGQDVSMPVALAPVGLTGMQHADGEIKAARAAEKFGVPFTLSTMSICSIEDVAAHTSKPFWFQVYTLKDDDFMQRLFDRAKAANVSAAVITVDLQVLGQRHKDLKNGLSAPPKLTPQSVANMMTKVQWGLGMLGTKRRFFGNIVGHAKGVSDPSSLSSWTAEAFDEKLDWDRIRQFRKMWDGPLIIKGIIDARDAREALNVGADAIIVSNHGGRQLDGALSAIRALPAIMDAVGDKIEVHLDSGIRSGQDVLKAVAMGAKGTYIGRAFVYGLGAMGEAGVTKALEVIQKELDVSMGLCGHRDIADVTRDILMIPKDFSGDWQ encoded by the coding sequence ATGCCCGTGATCACCAATATTGAAGACCTGCGTCGCATCTATCAGCGCCGGGTGCCCAAGATGTTCTACGATTATGCCGAATCAGGCAGCTGGACCGAACAGACATTCCGCGCCAACACATCGGATTTCGCCGACATCCTGCTGCGCCAGCGGATCGCGATGGATATGTCGAACCGCACGACCGCATCACAGATGATCGGGCAGGATGTCTCGATGCCCGTGGCCCTCGCGCCCGTGGGCCTGACGGGGATGCAACATGCGGATGGTGAGATCAAAGCGGCCCGCGCAGCCGAGAAATTCGGCGTGCCCTTCACGCTCAGCACCATGTCTATCTGCTCGATCGAGGATGTGGCCGCGCATACGAGCAAGCCCTTCTGGTTTCAGGTCTACACCCTCAAGGACGATGATTTCATGCAGCGTCTCTTTGATCGCGCCAAGGCCGCCAACGTGTCGGCGGCTGTGATCACCGTGGATTTGCAAGTTCTGGGCCAGCGGCACAAGGACCTTAAAAACGGCCTGTCTGCCCCGCCAAAACTCACCCCGCAATCCGTGGCCAACATGATGACCAAGGTGCAATGGGGCCTTGGGATGCTGGGCACGAAACGGCGGTTTTTCGGCAATATCGTGGGTCATGCGAAGGGCGTGAGCGATCCCAGCTCGCTCAGCTCATGGACCGCGGAGGCGTTTGACGAAAAGCTCGATTGGGACCGCATCCGGCAATTCCGCAAGATGTGGGACGGGCCGCTGATCATCAAGGGGATCATCGACGCGCGCGATGCCCGCGAGGCGCTCAATGTGGGGGCCGATGCGATCATCGTGAGCAACCATGGCGGGCGGCAATTGGATGGCGCGCTCAGTGCGATCCGCGCATTGCCCGCGATCATGGACGCAGTGGGCGACAAGATCGAGGTACATCTCGATAGCGGCATCCGCTCGGGGCAAGACGTGCTCAAGGCCGTCGCGATGGGGGCCAAGGGCACCTATATCGGGCGCGCCTTTGTCTACGGGCTGGGTGCTATGGGCGAGGCGGGGGTGACGAAGGCACTGGAGGTGATTCAAAAGGAGCTGGACGTCTCCATGGGCCTCTGCGGCCACCGCGATATCGCAGATGTGACGCGCGATATCCTGATGATCCCCAAGGATTTCTCAGGCGATTGGCAGTAA
- a CDS encoding TlpA disulfide reductase family protein has translation MRLSRSLVLYIAAGLGAIAVGLGLGIQTTYGTANASDYSAYQDMLEGDMKKLRFHSEPRDVSTQEYDTIDGGTATLADHQGRYVLLNFWATWCAPCRKEMPMLSELQTEFGGPDFEVLTLATGRNAPPAMKAFFDEIGVDNLPLHRDPKQRVAREMAVIGLPITVILSPEGQEIARMQGDAHWSSDSAKAMLRALLAEGGS, from the coding sequence ATGCGTCTGTCTCGTTCCCTTGTCCTTTATATCGCCGCCGGTCTGGGCGCAATTGCAGTGGGTCTCGGCCTTGGCATCCAGACAACCTACGGCACCGCAAACGCATCCGATTACAGCGCCTATCAAGACATGCTGGAGGGTGACATGAAGAAGCTGCGCTTTCATTCCGAGCCGCGGGACGTCAGCACACAGGAATATGATACGATTGATGGCGGCACGGCGACGCTGGCCGATCATCAGGGCCGCTATGTTCTGCTGAACTTCTGGGCCACATGGTGTGCGCCCTGCCGCAAGGAAATGCCGATGTTATCAGAATTACAGACGGAGTTTGGCGGGCCGGATTTCGAGGTGCTGACGCTCGCCACGGGCCGCAACGCGCCGCCTGCGATGAAGGCGTTCTTTGACGAAATCGGTGTCGACAACCTGCCGCTGCACCGTGACCCCAAGCAGCGTGTGGCGCGCGAAATGGCCGTCATCGGCCTGCCCATCACGGTGATTTTGAGCCCCGAGGGCCAAGAGATTGCCCGCATGCAGGGCGACGCCCATTGGAGCAGCGACAGCGCCAAGGCCATGCTGCGCGCCCTTCTGGCTGAGGGCGGCAGCTAG
- the argH gene encoding argininosuccinate lyase: MADKSSNAMWGGRFADGPDAIMEAINASIGFDKRMAAQDIAGSRAHAAMLASTGIVSDKDADAMREGLLTVLSEIDGGTFEFSAALEDIHMNVEARLKEIIGAPAGRLHTGRSRNDQVATDFRLWVRDQLDAAEGALVALMRALVTQAEAGAGWVMPGFTHLQVAQPVTWGHHMMAYVEMFARDLSRMRDARARMNECPLGAAALAGTSFPIDRDMTAKALGFDRPAANSLDAVSDRDFALEYLGAASICAMHLSRFAEELVIWSSAQFRFVTLSDRFSTGSSIMPQKKNPDAAELIRAKIGRIFGANVALTLVMKGLPLAYSKDMQEDKEQVFDAADNLMLALAAMEGMVRDMSANVDVLEAAAATGFSTATDLADWLVRVLDMPFREAHHVTGALVAMAEARGVDLPDLSLEDMRSVHKHIHEGVFGVLGVHNSVASRTSYGGTAPEMVRAQVARWKEILA; the protein is encoded by the coding sequence ATGGCAGACAAATCCTCAAACGCAATGTGGGGCGGACGCTTTGCCGATGGTCCCGATGCGATCATGGAGGCAATTAACGCCTCAATCGGGTTTGACAAGCGCATGGCCGCTCAGGACATCGCGGGATCGAGGGCCCATGCCGCCATGTTGGCGAGCACCGGCATCGTCAGTGATAAAGACGCAGACGCGATGAGGGAAGGCCTGCTCACGGTCTTGTCAGAGATCGATGGGGGGACTTTTGAATTTTCCGCCGCTTTGGAAGACATCCACATGAATGTGGAGGCCCGGTTGAAAGAGATCATCGGCGCCCCCGCAGGGCGTTTGCATACAGGCCGTTCGCGCAATGATCAGGTGGCCACGGATTTCCGGCTCTGGGTGCGCGATCAGTTGGATGCAGCTGAAGGCGCGCTTGTCGCTTTGATGCGGGCGCTGGTGACACAAGCCGAGGCTGGTGCGGGATGGGTCATGCCGGGGTTCACGCATTTGCAGGTGGCGCAGCCGGTGACATGGGGCCATCACATGATGGCTTATGTAGAGATGTTCGCGCGCGACCTGAGCCGGATGCGCGACGCGCGGGCGCGGATGAACGAATGTCCCTTGGGGGCCGCCGCCTTGGCGGGAACCAGCTTTCCCATCGATCGGGATATGACGGCCAAGGCGCTGGGCTTTGACCGCCCGGCGGCCAATTCGCTCGATGCGGTCAGCGACCGGGATTTTGCTTTGGAGTATCTGGGGGCGGCGTCGATTTGCGCCATGCACCTCAGCCGGTTCGCGGAAGAGCTGGTGATCTGGTCCTCCGCGCAGTTCCGCTTCGTGACCCTGTCGGACAGGTTTTCGACCGGCTCAAGCATCATGCCGCAGAAGAAGAACCCCGATGCAGCCGAGCTGATCCGTGCCAAGATCGGTCGGATATTCGGGGCCAATGTCGCGCTGACGCTGGTGATGAAGGGGCTGCCGCTGGCCTATTCCAAGGACATGCAGGAAGACAAGGAGCAGGTGTTTGACGCCGCCGACAACCTGATGCTGGCGCTGGCCGCGATGGAAGGCATGGTGCGGGATATGAGCGCGAATGTGGATGTTCTGGAGGCGGCGGCCGCCACCGGGTTCTCCACCGCCACTGATCTCGCCGATTGGTTGGTGCGGGTCCTCGACATGCCGTTTCGCGAGGCGCATCATGTGACGGGTGCGCTTGTGGCAATGGCGGAGGCGCGGGGCGTGGACCTGCCGGATCTGAGCCTTGAGGACATGAGATCGGTGCACAAACACATCCACGAGGGCGTGTTCGGCGTATTGGGAGTACATAATTCAGTGGCCAGCCGCACGAGCTATGGCGGCACGGCGCCCGAAATGGTGCGTGCGCAGGTGGCACGGTGGAAGGAGATATTGGCATGA
- a CDS encoding DUF2834 domain-containing protein, producing MKWIFLALAVWGSIHPMYYFISWFNANGYDLMAMVDAWHVNAATSGLVWDLTIAAVALTLWVIVEAVRSRDWLRLIAVPATFCIGVSCGLPLYLYLRMRRG from the coding sequence GTGAAGTGGATTTTTCTGGCGCTTGCCGTCTGGGGCTCTATTCATCCGATGTATTATTTCATCAGCTGGTTCAACGCCAACGGCTATGACCTGATGGCGATGGTAGATGCGTGGCACGTGAATGCGGCCACCAGCGGGTTGGTTTGGGATCTGACGATTGCAGCGGTAGCGCTCACGCTTTGGGTGATTGTCGAGGCCGTGCGCAGCCGCGACTGGCTGCGGCTCATTGCTGTGCCTGCGACGTTTTGCATTGGGGTGAGCTGCGGCTTGCCGCTTTATCTCTACTTGCGGATGCGTCGGGGCTAA
- the lysA gene encoding diaminopimelate decarboxylase — protein MDHFLYKGGVLHAEDVPVAEIAAQVGTPFYLYSTATLERHFKLLDEALCGMEHLVCYAMKAASNQAILKTLAALGAGMDVVSGGEYLRAKAAGVPGDKIVFSGVGKTEGEMRLALEGGVRQFNVESEPEMEVLSAVAVSMGLRAPITVRVNPDVDAKTHAKIATGKSENKFGIPIARARDVYAQAAALPGLEVIGIDVHIGSQLTDLEPFRQAYRKVAELTEILRADGHDIRRLDLGGGLGIPYTQSNEAPPLPTDYGAMISEELGHLGCEVEIEPGRLIAGNAGIMVSQVIYVKSGEGRDFLILDGAMNDLIRPAMYDAHHDIVPVVQPAPGTEQQPYDIVGPVCESGDTFAKQRMMPPLKAGDLVAFRGAGAYGAVMSSEYNTRALIPEVLVHQHQFAVIRARPTFDEMINRDTIPEWL, from the coding sequence TTGGACCATTTTCTCTATAAAGGCGGCGTGCTGCATGCCGAGGATGTGCCCGTGGCGGAGATCGCCGCGCAGGTGGGCACGCCGTTTTATCTTTATTCCACGGCCACGCTGGAGCGGCATTTCAAGCTTCTGGATGAGGCGTTGTGCGGGATGGAGCATCTTGTCTGCTATGCCATGAAGGCCGCGAGCAATCAGGCGATCCTGAAGACTTTGGCGGCGCTTGGCGCGGGCATGGATGTTGTGTCGGGCGGGGAATATCTGCGGGCAAAGGCTGCGGGTGTGCCGGGCGACAAGATTGTGTTTTCGGGCGTGGGCAAGACGGAAGGCGAGATGCGGCTCGCACTTGAGGGCGGCGTGCGGCAATTCAACGTTGAGAGCGAACCGGAAATGGAGGTGCTGAGCGCTGTGGCCGTGTCCATGGGGCTGCGTGCGCCCATTACCGTGCGGGTGAACCCGGATGTGGATGCCAAGACCCATGCCAAGATCGCGACGGGCAAATCCGAGAACAAGTTCGGCATTCCGATTGCGCGCGCGCGCGATGTTTATGCGCAGGCGGCGGCTCTTCCTGGTTTGGAAGTTATCGGGATCGATGTGCATATCGGCAGCCAGCTGACCGATCTGGAGCCGTTCAGGCAAGCTTACCGCAAGGTGGCGGAGCTGACCGAGATACTGCGCGCGGATGGGCATGATATCCGCCGTCTCGATCTTGGGGGTGGATTGGGCATTCCTTATACGCAGTCCAATGAGGCGCCGCCTTTGCCAACTGACTACGGCGCGATGATCAGCGAGGAGCTGGGCCATCTGGGCTGTGAGGTTGAGATTGAGCCGGGCCGGTTGATCGCTGGCAATGCCGGGATCATGGTGAGCCAGGTGATTTATGTGAAATCCGGTGAGGGGCGCGACTTTCTCATCCTTGATGGGGCGATGAACGATCTGATCCGCCCCGCCATGTATGACGCGCATCACGATATTGTCCCCGTCGTGCAGCCCGCGCCGGGCACAGAACAGCAGCCCTATGATATTGTTGGTCCGGTCTGCGAAAGTGGCGACACCTTCGCCAAGCAGCGCATGATGCCGCCCTTGAAGGCCGGGGATCTGGTGGCGTTTCGCGGGGCGGGGGCTTACGGCGCGGTGATGTCGAGCGAGTACAATACGCGGGCTCTCATCCCCGAGGTTTTGGTGCATCAGCATCAATTCGCCGTCATCCGCGCGCGTCCGACCTTTGACGAGATGATAAATCGAGATACCATTCCTGAATGGCTCTAG